Below is a genomic region from Homo sapiens chromosome X, GRCh38.p14 Primary Assembly.
TTCACATATCTCTTGGATACCTTCCATTTGCTCTTCCAGATTCACTTTCCACTCTCCTCTATCCTGGAACAGGGTCAGCTCTGTTCCTAGAGGCTGACCTTTATGGACTGCATAAACCATTCCCTTGCTCTCTGGCTTCTGGTTGAGTTTGTCCAATGGTAGAGCTCCATCTCTACCAGATTAAGAGGTGGCTGTGGCTGAGTTCCTCTATCAAAGGCCACAGGTCCTTTCCAGGGATTCTCTTCTATAGCTAGAGCTCTCTGTGTTCCAGTAACCCCTCCCTGCCCTTACCCTTTCATGCCTTGGTGGGAGGCAACAGCTCATTACTGTTGCTAGCCTCAGGATAATTCAAAATCCATTGTTGGTTTCAGTATTAGTCAGCTATTGCTACAATAATGCTGTATAAGAAATCTCCGCCAAATTAATTAACAATCATTTGCTCTCTTTGCTCATGTGCTATGGGCCATCTGGGGCTATTCTTCTCCAGGATGCAGTTCATGTGGGCTTGGCTCTGGGATTCAGATTGTGTTTAGATCTGTTCCATGTGAATCACTGTATGGCCCAAGCTGAGGGATCAGCAACAACCGGGGGCATGCTCTTCTCATGGCAATCATAGGAGGgcaagaaaacaagcaaaaccaCTCAAGCATATTTAAATCCTCTCTTCATGTCATGTCTGCTCATGTTCCATTGAAAATAACAAATGATGGCCAAGCTTAGAGCCAGGGGAGCAGGGAAGTACACCCACCATAGGGGTGTGGGGAAGTGAGGAGTGAATATTTGTGGAACAGTTATCCAATCTATCATAATTTATCTGAAACCTACCCACACATCTGTATATAGTCTCTTCTTTTAATTCTCCTCAATCATCCCATTTGTGTAtaccttctgtttctttttgggaCCCTGATGGATACTATATACCCCTCACAAATTTCTAtagatttttcagttttcaatGCCATACATTTAATCTCCCTGTGTTTTagagcagccttttttttttctttcattttgttgtgtGCATCCCCCTCTCTAAGGCCCTACTCCATCTCTGGCATCAACCTTTCCTCCCGTCTTGTGGCCCGCACTAACACCCTAGTGTGTAtgtctatatttttcttcatacttAGCttattgtgtgtgcgtgtgactgtgtgtgtgtattcatatgtAGGCCTTTGGGGTTAACATCTGTTTAACAAAAAATGGGCcacacattattcacaatagcaaagacttggaaccaacccaaatgtccaacaatgatagactggattaagaaaatgtggtacatatacaccatggaatactatgcagccataaaaaatgatgagttcatgtcctttgtagggacatggatgaaattggaaatcatcattctcagtaaactatctcaagaacaaaaaaccaaacactgcatattctcactcataggtgggaattgaacaatgagaacacaaggacacaggaaggggaacatcacactctcgggactgttgtggggtggggggaggggggagggatagcattaggagatatacctaatgctagatgacgagttagtgggtgcagcgcaccagcatggcacatgtatacatatgtaactaacctgcacattgtgcacatgtaccctaaaacctaaagtataataataataaattaattaattaaaaaaaaaacagaatacaatTTTCCAGTTTAATTTGACAGatggttttttctttaaaaaaaaatacaagtagtAACTGCCTTTGTTAATAACTGCCTTTGTGAATAAAAGGTAACACTACAAGTAGGTAttgcataaatattaaaaattctccATCTtattctccactaaaaaaaaaaatgggccacATTATGCAGTTTTCTGCATATTGTGTTTCTTACTGAACAAAACCTTGCAAAAATCTCTCCAAAGTAGCTAGCATAGGTCtatcttcttccttttaaatggtgaattaaagaaaaaaaaaggagtacaccacctcctccaggtaACACCACATCAAAAAACTAGTCAATGTGGCCTCTCCTCAAttcagacaattttttttctttttcttttcttttttttagacaaggtcttctGTCGCCTaggatagagtgcagtgacgtgatcatagctcactgcagcctctaattcctgggctcaagcaatccacccacctcagcctcctgagtagctgggactacaggtgtgcactaccacacctggctaatttttaaattttttgtagagacagggtctcactgtgttgtccaggctggtctccaactcctggcctcaagcaatcatcctgcccaggcctcccaaagtgctgggattacagccgtgagccactgtgtccggtcTCAAATTAGAACATTTCTGAATGGCTGTCCCAACTTTAGATATCCCGTGGGATCAGGTGAGGCGTCTGTTGTAACTGTATGTGTCTTCATAAATTCTCCCTCTGCTGGATCCTACTTCAATCACTCCATTACAAGTGTTGTTCATGAGAGTCTGTTTCTGAGGGAACTTAAAGTTTAATACTTGGTGTTAGCGGTGGTCATGAGGCAGATTATAAAATTGGATTTTGGAGCTTGATTACCTGCCAGGTGGCTAGAAATGGGAACTACATCACTATTGGTAAAGGAAGTACTGATAACCTGCTATGTGGTAGTGGTGCAATTGTCAAAACTTTCACCAGTGGTGAACTGAGATAGGATACCAATGGAAGGAAATTTAGTGACAGGTGCAATATCTCAAGAATTTGAAAGGTTCAGAGGAAGTAGTAATTATAAAGATTATGTGATCATATGGTTGTTACTAGAGGCTATTGAATTGCAGAGAGACAATGAAAGGCTAAGGGTGATTAATCACCAATTTAAGTTAAAGTTGAAAGACAAAGAGTCTCATCTCCCCAAGGCAGAGGACAGAAAACTATAAGGATTGGACCTGTAAGCACCAGTCCTTTTTGTGGTGCAATCagtctgttttcattttccacCCACGCATCAGGCAAATCTATCTACACACTCAGCCTATTCCCACCTCTTTACATGTTCTGGAAATTCACACAAATTAGAAATAAGGGACAGAGTTGGATGCGTGATCTTTTAATACCAGAGTGCTGTGCTATTGGGTTCTACTGGAATAAATTTCACCAACAAATTTGAACATCAAATAGTTGATGGAACAGAGGCTGTTTATAGCACTATAGATTTAAGAGATTAGCCTACAGATAAAAAGTAATGAGTATTAACTTTTATTCTGCTCATTAGAGAAAGTTATAATTGTATTATAACTaaattataatacaattatataattgtattataattgtattatatacaattgtataatacaattatacaatataataatataatataaattgtaTTATAACCTAAATTAATAATCACAGCTCTGCATCCCTTTCCCCATTACCTCCATATTCaaggttttataaatataaaacacctCTTTCATAGAACACCTCTGCAATTCTGATGTTTCATTAATGAATCTCTGGTTAAATAAAACTTTGACAGGTGTTCACAAACAAATGTATGGGATTTCTGGTATGTAGCAATTTGAGATTTGTGTTTTGTAgccattttttgaaaataaggaAACCTTTTACAAAAAGCTTTTCCACAGCTTTTGACATTGCCTTGGCCAAAATCAGATCAATGTCTGCCTCAAAAGTGGCATGAAACTGCGTGGTTTAGAAGGGTCATCATTTGGCATTAGATGGTTGCCGATAAGATCTCCATCCCTAGGACACTCCACAGGACTcagtcttttgtttttataatgcaAGAGTCAACTTCAGCCGTAGTATGACAGGGCACATAGCATTTGAAGAAGACATGGACCCTATTTACAGAACCAGGGAGGGAAAGGTGCCATATTCATTGAGACTCCATTTCTATTTAATAGTGtctgacatttattaaaaataaggaaaaaacctTTGTACAGGTAGTGTATTAGAGCAGGGAAGGGAGCAGGGCTTACTGTGTTGAACAAAAGGCACCCATCAGAGAGACAGCTGCaaattcagaagaaaacaggattcTAGGCAAAACTAACTGGTCCACAGGAGAAAATGAGAGATTCGATTTGGTTGCCAGGCACACTTAAGCCCTGGCAGCTATGTGGCAGGAACACAAGAGGTctctggggatggggaggaaatGGGTCTCGCTGAAGGTGACAGGCTCCTTGGGGGACGGCCAGCTGTCTGGATCACTGTCCAGGGGCTGTGTCCAGCTCGGATACCTCCGAGGTGAGTCCACATCACTAGGAGCCACAGTCTGTTGGTGAGATGCGGTGGATGGCGATGGCAGTGGTAGCGTAGGTCTGTGGGCAGAATGATGTAGTTGGCTGGCAGTCTGGAGGAGTGGAGGTGGGTTGGCAGCAGCGGCTGTGGGTGGTCTGTCCAGTATGTAACAGGAGCCCAGCTTGCACCTGAAGTGCAGGACAGCGTCCAAATGTGCATGGAGGGGCTGGGCTGGCAAAAGAGGGCGGAGGCAGCGCGCTCTAGAGTGCGGCCCAGGAGCTGCAGCAGGAGCCTGGAGCGCTATTCCTGGAACAAAGGCAAGCACTACGCGGGAGGGGACAGGAGCGCAGGGGACATCGCGGCGGCTCGAGGGGGAGGGAGGCGCGGAGGGAGGGCGCCTGTGGAGACCCTAGCGGTGGCCACTGGCACAGCGAACTCTTCCCAGAGCACCCGCCCCCAGGCCCAAGGGTCTCCCGGCCTAGAAGTCCTCGTCCTCCTCCCATCCAAAGACCCGCTTCATCTCGGCCAGGAAGCCCCGGTAATCATTGAGCAGGGGGCTCTCCTTCCTGATGTAGGGGATCACCCACTGCAGGGCTGGCCCCGTGAGGCGGGTGATGAGGAACGTCACCTTCAGGGCGTCGTTGGAGAACGTGTTCTCGTCCACGAACATGTAGGAGCTCGTCTGCACGATGAACTCCGGGAGTCGGTCGGTATCTCCGTCAAACGTCTCGGGAAAGGGAATCGGGTTCCTCCAGCGACGCGCCGCGGGCCGGAGGGGCCCGGCCAGGAGGGCCTTCATCAGCTGCACCCGACCGTCCATCGTGCCGCGCGCGCTCCGCGGAGTTTCGCTGGGTTGCGTGGGGGTCAGCGCTAAGGCGTCGCCGGAAGCGCATGTCGAGGGTGGGGGCCCGGGCCGGGACGGGCTGTGGGCGGAGCCATGGGGGAGAGCCCAGGCGCTTGCGCGAGCTCCGCCCACAAAGACTTGTGGTCACTAGTGCGCTGGTGCGTCACAGGGCGCGGAAGGGCAATGCCAGGAGTTCTGGGGTGGGTCTCATACTGTGGAGGAGGCCGTGTAGCCTCAGAGGAGTAGGGCGGAGATTATGCGAGGCGCGCCAGTGGGGCTCTCAGGACAGCAGGCGGTGTGCGGGGAGGCTGAGCCTGTTGCCCCTGGAGAGCAGAAGATCCATGTTCTGGAGATCGATGCGGCCTCCTGCCGCACTCCTGACCCCTCACTCTTTAGTCCTTGGACATTGCTTTCAGAACCCTGGGCTCTGGACGCCACTTGAGTAGAGTTCtgtgaacacatttttttttgcttcttcgTATATGTCTCAGTCAGATTATTTGCTCCCTGCTTTGCAACATTAATGGGAAAATcccaaatattagcaaatataatCCAGAGCAGCATATTCAAAGTGTAATGTGCCATAAGCAGTTAATGAAAGGTGGGTTAAATTCTAAGAAATCTCTTAATTTGCTATATTAAGACACCAAAAGGAGGACAATCAGTTGATTATCACAAGAGAAGTtgaaagaggaaaatgagaatGGTTGGGTGCTTTCCAAACATGACATTATACGTGTTAATACataagaataaaggaaagaaataacaaagtttCACAAATTGGAAAGGGGGAAGGAAAATTAAGCATTACACTTTGTATCCTAATTTAGTTGTGTGGCTGAGTACAAAATTAATAGTAATTCATCACTAGATTTCACATATGCAGAAAATaacctattaaaatatataatttggctttgagaggccgaggtgggcagatcgcgaggccaggagatcgagaccatcctggctaacacggtgaaaccctgtctctactaaaaatacaaaaaattagcccggcatggtggcgggcacctgtagtcccagctactccggacgctgaggcaggagaatggcatgaacctgggaggcggagcttgcagtgagccgagatcgcgccactgcactccagcctgggcgacagagtgagactctgtctcaaaaaaaaaaaaaaaaaaaaaaaaaaaatatatatatatatatataatataaatttggtTAAAGACCCAATTTgaaaagtaattcaaaataaatagggatttagaaataaacattaaaaattataaattgccacataaaactttttttattgctgaagaggaaaacaaaagaatactCAAAAAATGAAAGGATATCCCTGGATCTGGGATAGGATGACTCAACATCATAAagatgttaattttctttatgtGAGGAGATGGAGGAGTTGTAGATTTATACCATGAACTTCACATACTgccccaggagttggagaagctgaaggaggaGACCTAGCAGGGCTAAATGAACTACAGATCCAGCTATTGCCCCATACCAACAAGGTGACACAACAAATTTGCCTTCACCTCTGTGAATTGCAACAGTACCTGGTGACACCATAACCTTTCACATGCAAAATATCTGGCAGGCCTGATTAAGGCAGTAGTATTCAGAGAAAGCTGTTCTGAAAAGTGTTGTTCCATTAATGCTTAGTTGATACAATATAAATACATTACAACTGTGGTGATAAACCAGTTTACCCCACTGTAATACAGGCAacacttttttcttctgcttggctGGTCCCATGTCAGcactgagctactcaggaggctgaggcaggagaatggcgtgaacccaggaggcggagcttgcagtgaaccgagattgcaccactgcactctctgtcgcctgggcgacagagggagactccatctcaaaaaaaaaaaaaagtaaggacacATTATATATAGGATTGCATATAAAAGTACATGCATCCATCCAGATATGTAGTCAGGGGTATTCTGGGTGGATTCACGGCCTCACCACTGCAGTCCTGCCTCTGCTAAATTTAAATAGGCCATTTTGAACATTGTCTCTGATAATGTTACTCTTGTATAATATACTGAGAATAAAAAAATGTAACTGTGGTAGATTGTATTATTGTTTGCTAAATAGTCTGGTTGCTACCCTTCAGTGTTCCTTGCTAGGTAGCACTCCCTGTCCACATACTTGTCCTGTTGAATGCATGTTGAATGCATTACAtggtcatgtgacttgctttgacaaTGAAACATGGGCAGAAATGTTATGTGTCACTTCAGGGTAGaagctttaaaatatatcagATGGGTTACcatgtctttcttccttctttcctggtgACTGCTAATATCTCAAACAGGCTTCTCTGTCAGCTTGGATCCTGGAGTGGAGATGATGTGGAGCAGAATCTTACATGACCCACAGTGGGCATGCTGTATGAGCAAAAACCAAAATTCTGTTGTTGGAATATAGTGagatttttggttgttttttttcctcagccTACCCTGTCTGCAccaacaacaaaattattttgcctCTTCAAAATTTGTAATGACATACTGAAGGTGGAAAGGGGCTTTGGCCATTTCTTCTTGACAACAACTTAATCTGAAGAGATTTTAGAGTAATTACTATAGGATTAGCTACGGAAGGAGattatgttttttcctttgtacATTAGTAAAGTTGGCTGTTAAAATTCATTGCTTGGGAAGGCTGAAGTGGGGCTAGAATTTCCACACTCTGATGATGGTCTTGTGAATTGAAACACCATTTAAAAAACAGCATAGCAATATGTAGGAGTCACTTTGACTCACTGCTATGGActaaattgtgtcccccaaaattagtatatcaaagccCTAACATCCAACATGATGGCATTTGGTGATAGACCCTTTAAGAGGTAATAAGTGTAAGATGATGGTGTGAGGTagggccctcatgatgggattaatgtccttataagaagaaacaccAGAGAGTTTGCTCTATGTCTCTAggatgtgaggacacaatgagaagagGGTCATATGCAAGCCAGAAGGAGAGCCTTCATCAGAACCTGACAATGCTAgcatctcagacttccagcctccagaactgtgaaaaaaaaaaaaatatatatatatatatatatatatatatatatgttgtttaAGATAGTAGtgcccaacctttttggcaccagggactgatttcatggaagacaatttttccatggatggggctggggtgggggatttcaggatgaaactgttccatctcggatcatcaggcattagattctcataaaaagCATGTAAcatagatccctcacatgtgcagctCACAATAGGGTTCCTGCTCCTATTGATACGGGAGTGCTGTGAAGGGAAGAGTGTGGTCTCTTTAAATGATATGGGAggggggaagggaagtgctgggtagagaaaggtGGGTCCCTGGCTAGAGCTCCACCCCCACGGACCTAGGtaaggacaggcactcctgctttcacgcccaaatgttgcattttccaagaccatcctggcctgccatgcccccatcctgAGCCTATAAAAACCCAAGACCTAGCAGGCAGACCCAAGTGGCTGGACGTCGTGAGGAACACATTGGTTGTCGAAAGCACGCTGGTAGAAGAGCACATGGACGGGCACTGGCAGGCCGGCAGGCCATGGACTGGTGGAATGACATGGAATTTGGCCAGAGTGGTTAGAGAAGAGTTGGGCCACCGAgtggcctgactccaggggaaaaccatctcctaTCTGGCTCCCcaatctgctgagagctactcagtaaaaccttgcactcattctccacgCCCATATGTGATCCAATTCTTCCAGTACAACAAGACAAGAAACCCTGGGATATAGAAATCCTTCTGTCCTTTTGATAAGGAAGGAGGTCTAATCGAGCTAACACAAGTCGCCTATGGAcggctaaactaaaagagcaccctgtaacacatgcccactggggcttcaggagctgtaaacattcacccctagataCTGCCATGGGGTTGGAcccccacagcctgcccgtctgtatgctcccctagaggtttgagcagcgggaCACTGAAGAAGCCAGCCACACCCCCATTGCATGCCCTGCGAGGGGGACAGTGGAACTTTCGCGGTTcgctatgagaatctaatgcttcaCACTGatctggcaggaggcagagctcaggcattAACGCTTGCTTGCCGGctgctcacctcttgctgtgcagcctggttcccaacaggccacagactggtaccggTCTGCAGCCTGGGGATTGGGGTCCCCTGGTTTAAGCCACTTAAtctgtgttattttgttatggcagtccaagCTGACCAAGACATTCGTTAATCCAACacttgagaattaaaaagaaaataatttaacagaagaaaatattattgagGCATAGAGATATCCATAACAAGAAAATCTATAATCCTCAAAATATGAAAACCCTAAATATCCAATGAAGGAATAGCCTACACATTAGTATTTACTAATACAATAtatatgcagccattaaaataattatgaaaactaaacaaattagcaaaatattatcttaaaaagCGGAGTCCAAAATGGTATAAGATGATTAAAACTATGCCAAAGTTAAAATTTGCTGTGTGTAGCAGCACCAAACATCTGATGTTATGAAGTGGCTGTCCAGTCAGGTAGCACATTTCTAATCCTCTTTGAATCCTCCTGGGTCTATGTGCTTAAGTTTTGGTAAAAGGAATGTATGCAGAACTTCCATGCCTGTCCCAGATAATAGAACAAAAGAGAACGCTATAGAACTGATTTCATGAGGCTGGCAAAACTTGACATGAGAACCTGCCATGGACAttatgaggcaggaaaatcacagGCTGATCTCACTTATAAACACAGATGTAACAATCTGAAACAACATAACAGCATATTGAATCttgcaatatataaaaatcacaatattttaTCATAAACAAGTTTGGTTTATTCCAGGACtatagaataaaaaaatcaatataatccacaattttaattagaaaatggaGGAATCattcatataatgatttcttaaaatctagaatagaaaaaaaagcatttgacaaaactcagCTACCATTCATGATAACTATTAGCAAGTTTGGAAAAGTATAGAACTTTATTATTTTGGTAAGCAGAATTAAATTCGTTAAATGGGTAGAAGTTTTTTGGCATTGTTTGTTCTTTAAACatatcaggccgggcacggtggctcatgcctgtaatcctagcacttcgggaggctgagacgggtggatcacctgaggtcaggagttcgagaccaacctggccaacatggtgaaatcccttctctactaaaaatacaaaaatagctgcacgtggtggctcacccctgtaatcccagctacttgggaggctgaggcatgagaatcgcttgaacctgagaggcagaggttgcagtgaaccgaaattgtgccactgcactccagcctgggtgacaacagtgagactccatattaaaaaaaatggtacatatacacaatggagtattattcagccataaaaaaggaatcaGATCCAGtgatttgcaacaacatgggtggtactggaaatcattatgttaagtaaaataagccaggcacagaaagacaaacattgtatgttctcacttgtttatgggatctaaaaatcaaaacagttgaactcatggacatagaaagTAGcagggtggttaccagaggttgggaatgGTAGTGGGAAGGTATGGAGGAGGTCGGGATTGTTAAtgagtaaaaaaaacaaaagacacacaaaaaaacccagaaataattaataagacctagtatttgatagcacagcagggcgactatagtaaataataacttaatgatatatttttaaataacttaaagattgtaattggattgtttttaacTCAGAGTATaagtgcttgaggggatggataaaataataataaattaataaattagaaaaacatttggGGAAGAAACAAGCACCACTCGAACACAAAGAGGATAAAAAGCAGAGAATACCTCCCAACTTATTGTTAGGGTCAGCAAGACTTTAAATGCAAAATTTGACAAGGAGAGTCTgataaatagaaattatgaagCTATCTTACTTAGGAATATAAATGCAAGCATCCTAAGCAAAACATTACCAAGCCAATTCCAGCTATATATAAGACAATCAAGTTGGGTTTATTCTGGGAGAGCAAGTTTGGTTTAGCATTAAGAAAACCTCTCAACATAATTCATGATACGATTGTGAGGTAGGAGATTGGCAAGACTTATTTCctagaccaggggtccccaagcCCTGGGCCATGGACTGCTACCAATTTATTAGAAACCAAGCcgcacagcagaaggtgagtggcaggtgagcaagcatttccacctgagctctgcctcctgtcagatcagtggtgacattagattttcataggagtGTGAaacctgttgtgaactgtgcatgtgagggatctaggttgtgtgctccttatgagaatctaactaatgcctgatgatctgaggtggaacagtttcatcccgaaaccatccttccccaacccccatccttggaaaaattgtcttccaggaaaccagtccctggtgccaaaaaggttggggacaaCTGTCCTAACCAGACAGGAAACTGGCCAGAACCAGCAAGTGATTCTGTAAGCAATCTCTAGTTGCCCTCACTGCCCATCAGcataagacactcccaccagtgccatgacagttaacaaatgccatggcaatacctggaagttaccacccctttccatggcaacaccAAAGGTTACCACTCAGTTTTTAGAGATTTCTGAATAACCTgtcccttaatttgcatgtaattaaaagtgggtataaagcTAGCCAACAGCCCATACACTGCCACTCTTGGTGCACAGCCTATGGGCTTGCCATGCTCAACAAGGGGCAGCCACTGGGCTGTAACACTGTCACTTCAGTAAAGCTGCTTTCTTCCATTGCTGGTTTGCTCTTGAAATCTTTCCTGAGTGAAGCCCATAACCTGCCCTGCATCATCTGGTGCCTGATGTGGGGCTAGGGAAGATGGTGGCAATAGCAGAGGTAGCTAGGCAGCAAGATGCAGAGAGGCAGCGACTGGAGAGAGAA
It encodes:
- the RTL8A gene encoding retrotransposon Gag-like protein 8A isoform 2 (isoform 2 is encoded by transcript variant 2): MDGRVQLMKALLAGPLRPAARRWRNPIPFPETFDGDTDRLPEFIVQTSSYMFVDENTFSNDALKTYATTAIAIHRISPTDCGS
- the RTL8A gene encoding retrotransposon Gag-like protein 8A isoform 1 (isoform 1 is encoded by transcript variant 1), which produces MDGRVQLMKALLAGPLRPAARRWRNPIPFPETFDGDTDRLPEFIVQTSSYMFVDENTFSNDALKVTFLITRLTGPALQWVIPYIRKESPLLNDYRGFLAEMKRVFGWEEDEDF